The following proteins are encoded in a genomic region of Glycine max cultivar Williams 82 chromosome 18, Glycine_max_v4.0, whole genome shotgun sequence:
- the LOC100810350 gene encoding protein G1-like7 — protein sequence MASASGEAPPPQPTSTEAAPASGSSAPAISAAAPQPGGSSPAPPSRYESQKRRDWNTFLQYLQNHKPPLTLARCSGAHVIEFLKYLDQFGKTKVHITGCPYYGYPNPPAPCACPLKQAWGSLDALIGRLRAAYEENGGRPESNPFGARAVRIYLREVREGQAKARGIPYEKKKRKRTTVVMVSSGGGGSSGAVASPSGGGDTAIGGGAGSSASLTSSATATANDTTTTYMGQ from the coding sequence ATGGCCTCAGCATCAGGGGAGGCACCACCACCCCAACCCACTTCAACAGAAGCAGCTCCAGCATCAGGCTCTTCAGCTCCAGCCATATCAGCAGCAGCACCACAACCCGGAGGATCATCGCCGGCGCCTCCGAGCCGCTACGAATCGCAAAAGCGTCGAGACTGGAACACGTTTCTGCAGTACCTACAGAACCACAAGCCCCCATTAACGCTGGCGCGGTGCAGTGGCGCACACGTCATTGAGTTCTTGAAGTACTTGGACCAATTCGGGAAAACCAAGGTTCACATCACGGGGTGCCCGTACTACGGGTACCCCAACCCTCCTGCGCCCTGCGCTTGCCCACTGAAACAAGCGTGGGGAAGCCTTGACGCCCTGATCGGGCGACTCAGGGCGGCTTACGAGGAAAACGGAGGCCGCCCTGAGTCTAACCCGTTCGGCGCCAGGGCCGTCAGAATTTACCTCAGGGAGGTAAGAGAAGGTCAGGCTAAAGCAAGAGGGATCCCTTATGAGAAGAAGAAGCGGAAGAGGACCACCGTGGTGATGGTGagtagtggtggtggtggtagtagCGGTGCAGTTGCCTCTCCGAGTGGCGGTGGTGATACCGCTATTGGTGGTGGAGCTGGTTCTAGTGCTAGTTTAACTTCTTCAGCAACTGCCACAGCTAATGATACTACAACCACA